One region of Bacillus zhangzhouensis genomic DNA includes:
- a CDS encoding sensor histidine kinase, producing the protein MRKIRSKLLLAFLILVLLGNVAAFFVFWSSSKITSEYRRSFSSFLLLNDISTEAKTMYEKVNAYAIEKDWTFAKEYLMSKQKMKSYDHALRKDAGLHAAIPSIEKYQYMIRTLINESDATMTHVKAGKIEKYAASVKEVRTVSSYIQEQTMTLLDHELSEYQVLYQSLQKRHQTYALFTLYLLTLSIGIALWMAYMIAGGISRPIVHLSQSVKEVSEGNFNGANLHVTSKDELSVLNEAFQRMRQEMKMMIEEIKQKAALDQKIKDMKLKTLQNQMNPHFLFNTLNIVSRMAYLESAEATSRLIQSISTLMRYSLSPLSASVTLEQEVKVVKEYFHIQETRFADRIICKTTIDESCLSVHIPSLTLQPLVENAFIHGVEPKEEDGLVELSIYQEGGNVMIRIRDNGMGINEQEKRRLLSKKEEEEPNTLSKGHSTGIGLRNVMSRLRLFYGVQDALQIESKLNEGTTIQLAIPMKEGPAC; encoded by the coding sequence ATGAGAAAGATTCGAAGTAAGCTGTTATTGGCATTTTTAATCCTCGTGCTCCTTGGCAACGTAGCCGCTTTTTTTGTCTTCTGGAGCAGTTCAAAAATCACATCAGAATATCGCAGGAGCTTCAGTTCTTTTCTCCTGCTCAATGATATATCGACAGAGGCGAAAACGATGTATGAAAAGGTCAATGCCTATGCCATTGAAAAGGATTGGACGTTTGCCAAAGAATATCTTATGTCAAAACAGAAAATGAAATCCTACGATCATGCGCTGCGAAAGGATGCCGGGCTTCATGCCGCGATTCCATCGATTGAAAAATATCAATATATGATACGGACGCTCATCAATGAAAGTGATGCGACCATGACACATGTAAAAGCAGGGAAAATTGAAAAATATGCTGCTAGTGTAAAGGAAGTGAGAACCGTCTCCTCCTATATACAAGAGCAGACGATGACCCTGCTTGATCATGAATTATCTGAGTATCAGGTACTCTATCAATCTCTTCAAAAAAGGCATCAAACCTATGCGCTCTTTACCTTGTATCTGCTTACGTTATCAATCGGGATCGCATTATGGATGGCGTATATGATTGCTGGCGGGATATCAAGACCAATCGTTCATCTGTCCCAAAGCGTAAAAGAAGTATCAGAAGGAAATTTTAACGGAGCGAATTTGCATGTCACCTCAAAGGATGAACTCTCTGTTTTAAATGAAGCCTTTCAGCGAATGCGGCAAGAGATGAAAATGATGATTGAAGAGATAAAACAAAAGGCAGCCTTAGATCAAAAAATCAAAGACATGAAACTGAAAACGCTGCAAAACCAAATGAACCCGCATTTTTTATTTAATACATTAAACATCGTCTCACGCATGGCTTACTTAGAATCAGCGGAAGCCACATCTAGGTTGATTCAATCTATTTCCACTCTCATGCGTTATTCGCTGTCACCTCTCAGTGCATCCGTTACGCTCGAACAAGAAGTAAAAGTGGTCAAAGAATATTTTCATATACAAGAAACAAGATTTGCCGATCGTATCATATGCAAAACGACCATAGATGAATCATGTTTATCAGTACATATCCCAAGTCTCACCTTACAGCCGCTTGTTGAAAATGCTTTTATTCATGGCGTTGAACCAAAGGAGGAAGACGGGCTTGTCGAGCTCTCGATTTATCAAGAAGGCGGCAATGTGATGATTCGGATTCGGGACAATGGGATGGGCATCAATGAACAGGAGAAAAGAAGGTTGCTGTCAAAAAAAGAAGAGGAAGAACCGAACACACTGAGTAAAGGCCACTCGACAGGAATCGGTCTTCGAAATGTAATGTCAAGACTGCGCTTGTTTTACGGGGTGCAAGATGCTCTTCAAATTGAATCAAAACTAAACGAAGGCACC
- a CDS encoding sugar-binding protein, producing MKLSKWIGMSAFLTFCVVSVIFLTLLGQDLFKIESASYKSASTYQYHFVLVPEELDNEYWQLVQKGAADAADVHHVYLEYLGPKQADVDDHLKTIDMAIAGHVDGIMTQGLDVKKYKPLFQKAREKGIDVVTVDTDAEGSKRQVYVGTDNYNSGFIAGQALIADTKGEQYVGIVTGRLDAIHQKLRVKGFRDAVSAEKRIHIAGIEESAITKSGASGAAYKLLNAHAKLTAFYGTSALDGAGIIQAIAQYRSYTDFYVLAFDTLPDTIQALDDGTIDAVVVQHPYEMGYQAVESLVRLQKGEKEEPLQYTETSVIRRGDLPLQQTDRKQGIEP from the coding sequence GTGAAATTATCTAAGTGGATCGGAATGAGCGCATTTCTCACATTTTGTGTGGTATCTGTCATCTTTTTAACGTTATTAGGTCAAGATTTATTTAAAATTGAAAGCGCTTCCTATAAATCGGCGTCAACGTATCAATATCATTTTGTTCTTGTACCGGAGGAACTTGATAACGAATACTGGCAGCTTGTACAAAAGGGAGCTGCTGATGCGGCAGATGTTCATCACGTGTATCTAGAATATTTGGGCCCAAAGCAAGCGGATGTAGACGATCATCTGAAAACCATTGATATGGCGATCGCTGGGCATGTTGATGGCATAATGACGCAGGGACTTGATGTGAAAAAATACAAACCGCTTTTTCAGAAGGCGAGGGAAAAAGGAATTGATGTCGTCACTGTCGATACGGATGCAGAAGGGAGCAAGCGTCAAGTATATGTAGGAACGGACAATTACAACTCAGGCTTTATCGCAGGGCAGGCACTCATCGCAGATACAAAAGGTGAACAGTATGTTGGAATTGTCACAGGCAGGCTGGATGCCATTCATCAAAAGCTGCGCGTCAAAGGCTTTCGAGATGCCGTCTCTGCTGAAAAGCGGATTCATATTGCTGGAATAGAAGAATCAGCCATTACGAAGTCAGGGGCCTCAGGTGCCGCTTATAAACTATTAAACGCTCATGCGAAGCTCACCGCATTTTATGGCACAAGTGCATTAGATGGTGCCGGCATCATTCAAGCAATCGCTCAGTATCGATCATACACTGATTTTTATGTGCTTGCATTTGATACATTGCCTGATACAATTCAGGCGCTTGATGATGGAACAATTGATGCCGTGGTCGTGCAGCATCCTTATGAAATGGGCTATCAAGCGGTTGAATCACTTGTTCGTTTGCAGAAAGGTGAAAAAGAAGAACCGCTTCAGTACACGGAAACGAGTGTGATCCGGCGCGGGGATCTGCCTCTTCAGCAAACCGACAGAAAGCAGGGAATAGAGCCATGA
- a CDS encoding bifunctional 4-hydroxy-2-oxoglutarate aldolase/2-dehydro-3-deoxy-phosphogluconate aldolase — translation MRDLGKSAGLSVKKQLAFCKLIAVVRAGSEAEGIEMIERLKKKGVRAIEVTYTTPNAERIIASFQHDEDLIVGAGTITTLEQAQSAIEAGSQFIVSPGYLPMIGEQLSFHDTLYVPGVLTPSEIMQAKADGYCLLKLFPSGFLGLSYMKNLQGPFPEIEFIPTGGIHPADVSKWLKAGAVAVGVGSQLESSTAEELQAVLSS, via the coding sequence ATGAGAGATTTGGGAAAATCAGCAGGTTTGAGCGTTAAAAAGCAGCTCGCTTTTTGTAAATTGATCGCAGTGGTGAGAGCAGGTAGTGAAGCAGAAGGCATTGAGATGATTGAGCGTTTAAAGAAAAAAGGAGTCCGTGCCATTGAAGTGACGTATACCACGCCAAATGCTGAACGCATTATCGCATCCTTTCAGCATGATGAAGACCTCATTGTAGGAGCGGGAACGATTACGACACTTGAGCAAGCACAATCAGCCATTGAGGCAGGCTCACAGTTTATCGTCAGTCCAGGGTATCTTCCTATGATTGGAGAACAACTCTCATTTCACGACACACTCTATGTACCAGGTGTCCTCACTCCAAGTGAAATCATGCAGGCGAAAGCAGATGGCTACTGCTTGCTTAAGCTTTTTCCAAGCGGCTTCCTCGGTTTATCCTATATGAAAAATTTACAAGGTCCATTTCCAGAGATTGAATTTATTCCTACGGGCGGCATTCATCCAGCTGATGTTTCAAAGTGGCTCAAAGCAGGCGCGGTGGCTGTCGGTGTTGGAAGTCAGCTTGAAAGCAGTACAGCAGAGGAATTACAAGCAGTTCTTTCCTCCTAA
- a CDS encoding sugar kinase, with the protein MAMFYAKEAGELHQVHTFQKALAGAESNVAVGLARLGFHVGWMSKVGADSLGTFILEELQKEGVDTSAVLRSNDGSQTGILLKSKVMDGDPDVTYYRKGSAASTMSPSDFPAFYFKQAGHLHMTGIPPALSSEIRAFSYRALQDMKEAGKTISFDPNLRLQLWKEEGDMIHTVNQIASQVDWFFPGLAEGQRLTGCREPEEIADVYLQKGVKLVVIKLGAEGAFYKSAAGQGIVNGFYVQDVVDTVGAGDGFAVGVISGLLDGLSDEKSVTRGNAVGALAVMSPGDKDGLPTREELQAFMKEAKRYQRRDDMKGDERFGKISRFER; encoded by the coding sequence ATGGCGATGTTTTATGCAAAGGAAGCTGGGGAGCTTCATCAAGTGCATACATTCCAAAAGGCGCTTGCTGGCGCAGAGAGTAACGTGGCTGTCGGTTTGGCGCGGCTGGGCTTTCATGTGGGCTGGATGAGCAAAGTCGGAGCAGATTCACTTGGCACATTTATTTTAGAAGAACTTCAAAAAGAAGGGGTCGATACAAGTGCAGTGCTCCGTTCAAATGATGGGTCTCAAACGGGGATCTTACTTAAATCAAAAGTGATGGATGGAGATCCTGACGTCACGTATTATCGGAAAGGCTCTGCTGCGAGCACAATGAGTCCAAGCGACTTTCCCGCCTTTTATTTCAAACAGGCAGGCCACCTTCATATGACTGGTATTCCGCCTGCACTATCCAGTGAAATAAGAGCGTTTTCTTATCGTGCGCTTCAAGATATGAAAGAAGCGGGCAAAACCATCTCATTTGATCCAAACCTTCGGCTTCAGCTATGGAAAGAGGAGGGAGATATGATTCATACGGTGAATCAAATCGCCTCGCAAGTGGATTGGTTTTTTCCAGGGCTTGCAGAAGGGCAAAGGCTAACGGGTTGTCGTGAGCCAGAAGAGATTGCAGATGTTTATTTACAAAAAGGTGTCAAACTAGTGGTCATTAAGCTAGGGGCAGAAGGTGCCTTTTATAAAAGTGCAGCCGGTCAAGGAATTGTGAATGGATTTTATGTGCAGGATGTCGTAGATACAGTTGGAGCTGGTGATGGATTTGCAGTGGGTGTCATCAGCGGCTTACTTGACGGCTTATCAGATGAAAAATCTGTGACAAGAGGCAATGCAGTCGGGGCACTTGCAGTGATGTCTCCTGGCGATAAGGATGGACTGCCTACCCGGGAGGAACTTCAGGCTTTTATGAAAGAAGCCAAGCGATATCAAAGGCGGGATGACATGAAAGGGGATGAGAGATTTGGGAAAATCAGCAGGTTTGAGCGTTAA
- a CDS encoding LacI family DNA-binding transcriptional regulator, with the protein MKEKKQTKVTIHEVAAYAGVSKSTVSRYINGRTNEISSEKVKKIKKAIEKLHYRPSQLAQGLKVRKSKVIGFIVADITNPFSVATLRGVEEICDEYGYSIMVCNTDNRPEKEREMLLKLNAHYIEGLIINTTGQNNDILEDFKKNGVPIVLVDRKLPELKVDTVTTNNRDITIRLLQQMYEKGYDHIAFFTEPVDGISPREERKEAYEQTALSKHKKPVIAEVDLKQKEQMREEIVRFLQSNEQKKAILAGNGLLMLKLISELVELGMKIPDEIGIAGFDDTEWYKLIGPGITTVAQPSHEMGKAAMQKIKIRLEGDESAPQTIQLDGEIIVRKSL; encoded by the coding sequence ATGAAAGAGAAAAAGCAAACGAAAGTCACCATTCATGAAGTAGCAGCTTATGCAGGGGTCTCGAAATCAACTGTATCCAGATATATCAATGGCAGAACAAATGAAATTTCTTCTGAAAAGGTAAAAAAAATCAAGAAAGCCATTGAGAAACTCCATTATCGTCCGAGTCAGCTCGCTCAAGGACTGAAAGTCAGAAAAAGCAAGGTCATTGGGTTTATTGTAGCCGATATTACGAATCCATTCTCTGTGGCAACACTTCGCGGGGTCGAAGAGATTTGTGATGAATATGGATACAGCATCATGGTTTGCAACACAGATAATCGACCAGAAAAAGAGCGGGAAATGCTCCTTAAGCTGAATGCGCATTATATTGAGGGGCTCATCATCAATACGACTGGACAGAACAATGACATTCTGGAGGATTTTAAGAAAAATGGTGTGCCTATTGTTCTTGTGGACCGGAAACTGCCAGAACTAAAAGTCGATACAGTGACCACGAACAACCGTGATATCACAATCCGGCTGCTTCAACAAATGTATGAGAAAGGCTATGATCATATTGCATTCTTTACTGAGCCTGTCGATGGGATCAGTCCTCGCGAAGAACGAAAGGAAGCATATGAACAGACAGCTTTGAGTAAACATAAGAAGCCGGTCATTGCAGAAGTTGATTTAAAGCAAAAGGAACAAATGCGAGAAGAGATTGTTCGTTTTTTACAATCAAATGAACAGAAAAAAGCGATTTTAGCTGGCAATGGATTACTCATGCTGAAGCTGATTAGTGAACTTGTAGAGCTTGGGATGAAGATTCCTGATGAGATCGGCATCGCAGGGTTTGATGATACAGAATGGTATAAGCTGATTGGGCCTGGAATTACAACGGTTGCCCAGCCATCTCATGAAATGGGAAAAGCAGCCATGCAAAAAATCAAGATACGGCTTGAAGGGGATGAAAGTGCGCCCCAAACGATTCAGCTTGATGGAGAAATCATTGTAAGGAAATCTTTATAA
- the kduI gene encoding 5-dehydro-4-deoxy-D-glucuronate isomerase — protein MENRYAVHPEQVKRFTTEELRRHFHIPTLFVSGELKLYYSHEDRVVIGGAMPAAEPITLDAGDFLRTEYFLERREIGIVNVGGQGTVTVDGEAFVLEHKDFLYIGLGHEDVQFASSSDEQAKFYLVSATAHRAYPTQKAAIAELTPNHLGEAAASNVRNLYQVIHADGIQSCQLMMGITQLETNNTWNTMPAHIHDRRMEVYLYLDLEEDARVFHFMGEPSETRHLVVANEEAVISPAWSIHSGSGTANYSFIWAMAGENYTFKDMDFVPMNQLR, from the coding sequence ATGGAAAATCGTTATGCTGTACATCCTGAGCAGGTCAAACGTTTTACAACAGAGGAACTTCGTCGTCATTTTCATATTCCTACGCTATTTGTCAGTGGTGAATTAAAGCTCTATTACTCGCATGAAGACCGCGTGGTGATTGGCGGAGCCATGCCGGCAGCAGAGCCGATCACACTAGATGCTGGAGACTTTTTACGTACGGAGTATTTTCTTGAAAGACGAGAAATCGGGATTGTGAATGTCGGCGGACAAGGAACGGTCACTGTTGATGGGGAAGCCTTTGTGCTGGAGCATAAAGATTTCTTATATATTGGTCTTGGTCACGAAGATGTACAGTTTGCTAGTTCATCAGACGAGCAGGCCAAGTTCTATCTCGTATCAGCCACGGCTCATAGAGCGTACCCTACACAAAAAGCAGCCATCGCTGAATTAACACCAAACCACTTAGGAGAAGCAGCCGCCTCCAACGTACGAAACCTGTATCAAGTCATCCATGCAGACGGCATCCAAAGCTGCCAGCTCATGATGGGAATCACTCAGCTCGAAACCAATAACACGTGGAACACGATGCCCGCTCATATTCACGATCGCCGGATGGAAGTGTACTTATATCTTGATCTCGAGGAAGATGCACGAGTCTTTCATTTTATGGGGGAGCCATCTGAAACAAGACATCTTGTTGTGGCAAATGAGGAAGCAGTCATTTCACCTGCCTGGTCCATTCATTCAGGCTCAGGTACAGCGAATTATTCATTTATTTGGGCAATGGCGGGCGAAAACTATACGTTCAAAGATATGGACTTTGTCCCAATGAATCAGCTGAGGTAA
- the kduD gene encoding 2-dehydro-3-deoxy-D-gluconate 5-dehydrogenase KduD: MTTSYVASLFSLEGKTALVTGPGTGIGQGIAVALAKSGADIIGTYHHTPLEETKALVEQAGRSFHAVQVDFSNTQSAKQDVDAILKKHTIDILINNAGIIKREQAAHYSEEDWHMVMDVNINSLFFLTQKVGRQMLKNGQGKIVNIASLLSFQGGIFVPAYTASKHAVAGLTKAFANEWASRHIQVNAIAPGYIATNNTQAIRDDEKRNEEILKRIPAGRWGKPEDLAGAAVFLSSPASNYMNGHILAVDGGWLAR, encoded by the coding sequence ATGACAACATCATATGTAGCGTCCCTCTTTTCCCTTGAAGGAAAAACAGCTCTTGTGACAGGTCCTGGAACCGGCATTGGGCAAGGCATTGCCGTGGCGCTTGCCAAATCAGGTGCAGATATCATCGGTACGTACCATCACACACCGCTTGAAGAAACAAAGGCACTTGTCGAACAGGCAGGCCGATCATTTCATGCGGTTCAGGTTGACTTTTCTAACACTCAGTCTGCAAAACAGGATGTCGACGCCATATTAAAGAAGCATACGATTGATATTTTAATCAATAATGCTGGAATCATTAAAAGAGAGCAGGCCGCTCACTATTCAGAGGAAGATTGGCATATGGTCATGGATGTGAATATCAACAGTCTTTTTTTCCTCACGCAAAAGGTTGGACGGCAGATGCTGAAAAACGGGCAAGGGAAAATCGTCAATATCGCTTCCCTTCTATCGTTTCAAGGCGGCATCTTTGTTCCCGCTTATACAGCTAGTAAGCATGCTGTCGCAGGCCTGACGAAAGCTTTTGCCAACGAATGGGCGAGCCGGCATATTCAAGTGAATGCGATAGCGCCTGGGTATATCGCAACCAATAACACACAAGCCATTCGTGACGATGAAAAACGAAATGAAGAAATTCTCAAACGAATCCCCGCCGGGCGCTGGGGAAAGCCTGAGGATCTAGCCGGTGCGGCTGTTTTCCTAAGCTCACCTGCTTCCAATTATATGAACGGCCACATTTTAGCTGTTGATGGCGGCTGGCTTGCAAGATAA
- a CDS encoding spore germination protein → MKSRIEQDIESVIKRVKSFAGRSDDIVFHSFSFGPSTISACLVYVEGLTEFEMLSKQIISPMQKELDITEVDSTTLSTLSKTFFGIQNDVLYDMNLAIEQLYSGKAILFVDGAAQALALQTNLFQFREVEEPQSEVLVRGPRIGFIENLEKNTALLRERANDPHLVIQKVSIGTRNKKSAALVYVRDIADPKLVEDVLLRMTEIKMDDIPESGYIEQLIEDSHLSIFPQIQNTERPDRVIASVLEGKVSILLNGTPFALILPMTLTALMQSPEDYYQRWTSATLLRLLRYIAVLLTIFLPGLYIALVSYHPGLLPTRMALTIAGSRQNVPFPPVVEAILMSVTIELLREAGLRLPRAIGQTIGLIGGVIIGQAAVQANIVSALMVIIVSLTALADFTAPSYDFSFPLRILRFMAIFSSALFGLYGLIMCYLFVLCHLMQLKTFGFDYFTPVLSSPFSDLKDTYVRLPIGLFKSRPKTAKIKNLKRQGD, encoded by the coding sequence ATGAAAAGTCGTATTGAACAAGATATAGAATCCGTCATTAAGCGTGTCAAAAGTTTTGCCGGAAGAAGTGATGATATCGTGTTCCACTCTTTTTCATTTGGTCCTTCCACTATTTCTGCATGTCTCGTGTATGTTGAAGGACTCACAGAATTTGAGATGCTTTCAAAGCAAATCATTTCACCCATGCAAAAGGAACTGGACATCACCGAAGTTGATTCTACTACACTTTCCACCCTTTCAAAAACGTTCTTTGGCATTCAAAATGATGTGCTGTATGATATGAACCTTGCCATCGAGCAGTTATATAGCGGCAAGGCTATTTTATTTGTAGATGGAGCAGCTCAAGCGCTTGCCCTTCAAACGAACCTTTTTCAATTTAGGGAAGTAGAAGAGCCGCAATCTGAAGTTCTTGTAAGAGGACCGCGGATCGGATTTATTGAGAATCTTGAAAAAAACACGGCTTTACTCCGTGAACGGGCAAACGACCCTCATCTTGTGATTCAAAAGGTGAGTATAGGTACTCGCAATAAAAAATCCGCTGCTCTTGTGTATGTTCGTGATATTGCTGACCCTAAACTAGTAGAAGATGTGCTATTACGCATGACGGAAATCAAAATGGATGACATCCCTGAATCCGGCTATATTGAACAGTTGATTGAGGACAGTCACCTCTCCATTTTTCCACAGATTCAAAACACAGAACGTCCTGACCGGGTGATTGCATCTGTGCTTGAAGGAAAAGTCTCGATTTTACTCAATGGGACTCCTTTTGCCCTCATTTTGCCTATGACACTGACAGCTTTGATGCAATCTCCGGAAGATTATTATCAGAGGTGGACAAGCGCGACTCTTTTGCGTTTACTTCGTTATATTGCCGTGCTGCTCACAATTTTTTTACCTGGGCTTTACATTGCACTTGTCTCTTATCATCCCGGTTTATTACCGACAAGAATGGCACTCACCATCGCAGGCAGCCGTCAGAACGTTCCCTTCCCTCCTGTTGTCGAAGCCATTCTCATGTCTGTTACGATAGAGCTGCTGCGGGAAGCTGGACTACGGCTTCCAAGAGCCATCGGACAAACAATTGGGCTCATTGGCGGCGTTATTATTGGTCAGGCAGCTGTCCAAGCCAATATCGTCAGTGCCTTAATGGTGATTATTGTGTCGCTGACCGCACTGGCTGACTTCACGGCACCGTCATATGATTTTAGTTTCCCACTGCGTATTTTGCGTTTTATGGCGATTTTTAGTTCAGCACTGTTTGGATTATACGGTTTAATCATGTGTTATTTATTTGTGCTTTGCCACTTGATGCAGTTAAAGACCTTTGGTTTTGACTATTTCACACCAGTGTTGTCTTCGCCGTTTTCAGATTTAAAGGATACGTACGTCCGTTTACCAATCGGGCTATTTAAATCCAGACCGAAAACAGCAAAAATAAAAAATCTCAAAAGACAAGGAGATTAA
- a CDS encoding spore germination protein, whose translation MYRPEKLSLLQVTILCSSTMIGAGILTIPRSSAHSGSPDGWIIVLIQGVIFAFVAFLLGWIAEKNAPDTIFESNTKGAGAFFGTIFNLMLIAYLLGIVGFEARVLGEVVQFFLLQSTPMAVIVMIFLLVAIYHLKSGIFPVVKMVTYIYPITMVIYIALMLFCLKIFDFDYLRPVMAHGFKDFSKLFSQTFIQFTGFEVILFIVPLIYKDRWSKAKWAAAIGVGITTLVYSLTLFIVIGSMTVGETKSLTWPTVSLIQALEIEGVFIERFDIFLLTIWTCQQFICMLGFFQFAIKGCFTVFKTTNLTRLLWLLFLITSALSLFPKNINEVFYYSTLLGYSLFAVLAIPFITAILLMIRKKWGGHSA comes from the coding sequence ATGTACAGACCTGAAAAGCTATCATTGTTACAAGTCACCATTCTGTGCAGCTCTACAATGATAGGCGCTGGAATTTTAACCATTCCACGCAGTTCTGCCCATTCAGGCTCCCCTGATGGCTGGATCATTGTATTAATACAGGGAGTCATCTTTGCTTTCGTTGCTTTTTTGTTGGGCTGGATTGCCGAAAAGAATGCACCAGACACCATTTTTGAATCAAATACAAAAGGAGCAGGTGCATTCTTTGGCACGATCTTTAATTTAATGCTGATCGCCTATTTACTAGGCATTGTCGGCTTTGAGGCACGTGTCCTTGGGGAAGTGGTTCAGTTTTTCCTTCTGCAATCGACTCCCATGGCAGTGATTGTGATGATTTTTCTACTTGTGGCGATCTATCATTTGAAAAGTGGTATCTTTCCAGTCGTCAAAATGGTGACCTATATTTATCCGATCACTATGGTCATTTACATAGCCCTCATGCTGTTTTGTTTAAAAATATTTGATTTTGATTATTTGCGTCCTGTGATGGCGCATGGTTTTAAAGATTTTAGTAAGCTGTTCTCTCAAACCTTTATTCAATTTACAGGTTTTGAAGTGATTTTGTTTATTGTACCGCTCATCTATAAAGATAGATGGTCGAAAGCAAAATGGGCCGCTGCCATTGGAGTTGGAATTACAACCCTCGTTTACTCACTCACACTTTTTATTGTGATTGGCTCCATGACCGTAGGAGAAACGAAATCTCTCACTTGGCCGACGGTTTCCCTCATTCAAGCGCTTGAAATTGAAGGGGTGTTTATCGAGCGATTTGATATTTTCTTACTGACGATCTGGACGTGCCAGCAGTTCATTTGTATGCTGGGCTTTTTCCAGTTTGCCATTAAAGGCTGCTTCACCGTTTTTAAAACAACCAATTTAACGAGACTGCTATGGCTGCTATTTTTGATTACATCAGCACTCTCACTTTTCCCTAAAAATATTAATGAAGTCTTTTACTACTCTACTTTACTCGGCTACTCATTGTTCGCAGTTCTAGCCATTCCTTTTATTACAGCTATCCTGCTGATGATACGCAAAAAATGGGGAGGTCATTCTGCATGA
- a CDS encoding Ger(x)C family spore germination protein — protein MRGKRILLFFFSCCLFLLSAGCWDLKDIEKLSFVRGVGIDEEDENGVKLTYQNLVPKAGGTQEVDSPGYVNVVSKGRNVLEAVSNVALKEPPIYSDHLKIFLFGRHQAEHHDIQGIINHFIRDDEVRRSSYLLVSRGDASKVINQKLKSQQKIPVEHIFETSKNRSFNGKIALPSRIGRVSDYFQMSVSFLVQSVDAVDGELIYDGAGIIHGKTRKLIGFISAKDVQYLNLVMDRVSGGNVPATYKGFSITYEIKKAKTKIEPYLKDGKVSFNVSVQTNGKLSEDQYPHENSYNEQYIKRFEKIFSRKIKERIQKAVSHMQHEVGVDPIFLSQHFRIKYPEYWKKHRDEWDKLFQEADITYDIKVSILNFGAEGATKSFKW, from the coding sequence ATGAGAGGAAAGCGTATACTGTTATTCTTTTTTTCCTGCTGCCTTTTCCTTCTATCAGCAGGCTGCTGGGATTTAAAGGATATTGAAAAACTATCGTTTGTACGCGGTGTTGGTATTGATGAGGAAGATGAGAACGGAGTTAAACTGACCTACCAAAACCTTGTACCGAAAGCAGGCGGAACACAAGAAGTCGATTCTCCCGGCTATGTGAATGTTGTCTCGAAGGGAAGAAATGTGCTGGAGGCTGTCAGTAATGTCGCCTTGAAGGAGCCGCCGATCTATAGTGATCACCTGAAAATCTTCTTGTTTGGCAGACATCAAGCGGAGCATCACGATATTCAAGGAATAATTAATCATTTTATTCGAGATGATGAGGTTCGGCGCAGCAGCTATCTCCTCGTGTCACGAGGAGATGCGTCAAAAGTGATCAACCAAAAATTGAAATCACAGCAAAAGATCCCGGTTGAACATATCTTCGAAACATCCAAAAATCGAAGCTTTAACGGAAAGATTGCTCTGCCATCACGTATTGGCCGGGTGTCTGATTATTTTCAGATGAGTGTTAGTTTCCTTGTGCAAAGTGTAGATGCGGTAGACGGTGAACTTATTTATGATGGGGCAGGTATCATTCACGGAAAAACAAGAAAGCTGATCGGTTTCATCTCTGCGAAGGATGTACAATATTTAAACTTGGTGATGGATCGGGTCTCAGGCGGTAATGTACCCGCCACCTACAAAGGCTTTTCAATTACGTATGAAATTAAGAAAGCCAAAACCAAGATTGAACCCTACCTGAAAGACGGAAAGGTTTCCTTTAACGTTAGTGTACAAACAAATGGAAAATTGTCAGAGGATCAATATCCCCATGAAAACTCATACAATGAACAGTACATTAAACGATTTGAGAAAATTTTTTCTCGTAAAATTAAAGAGCGCATACAAAAAGCGGTCAGTCATATGCAACATGAAGTAGGTGTTGATCCTATTTTTTTAAGCCAGCATTTTCGTATTAAGTATCCTGAATATTGGAAGAAGCATCGAGATGAATGGGACAAACTATTTCAAGAAGCAGATATAACGTATGATATAAAAGTGAGCATCTTGAACTTTGGTGCAGAAGGCGCCACAAAAAGCTTCAAATGGTAA